The sequence below is a genomic window from Candidatus Poribacteria bacterium.
ATCTGTTATTTACCATTATAATAGCATAATTGGTTCCCATTTGTCCAATCCCTTTTGATTATACGAGACACTGGCATAGGAAAAAACTGAAAATTCTTCATGTGGTACTAGCCTACTCAGTTTCGCTACCCCGCCTCTCGGATATCTACAGAACTTTCGGGCTGCACATAACAGCCTCCTACTGTCTCTCAAATCTACTCGTGGAGTAATACCTCTCCAAGGCAGCTCTATGTTCCAGCACCTGTTCAGGTGGTAGCCCATCATCGAATCCTGCAGGGGCCGCACCAATCGGCACAAAGACAAAAAGGAGCATGACTCTAGCATCAGCATCATAAGTAAATGCAATACCCCGCTTCCAATACCAATGTGTCCCTCGGTCTTTTTCAATCTCCTCAGCACCCCCAAATTCTTCCTCCACACGCTTCTGGGTACTTCCAATACCAACCTCACCTGCCGTTTTGGCTTTATTGGGTCTGCTTAACAATAGAACCTCAACGCGATTGATGCCATCAAGAACACCAGATAACCCGAAGTCTGGGTCCCAATATTCAAACCTTGCATCTTCACGTCTACTCGGTTTGCCGTAAATAGCTTTAACTCTATCAAAATCATCGCCTAACCTGATGCCAGCCGCTTCTTCCCCTGCCACAATCAGCCCATGAATGATGAGAACCGATGCGGATTTGGTAACCGGTTCGTTTATCCTATCAGCCACCGTCAGCCGTATATTCACTATACCCAGTTCAATAGGGGCAGTCCATGTCGGCGTAGAGATCTCCTCTGAATCGAGCAGCCCCTTCGGCACGTCCCAGCTATAAGTCAACGTATCCCCGTCCGCATCCTCAACCACCGCTTGAAGTTCTACACTGCTGACCGCATGAACCCGGTCTGAAACGACAATCTCCTGGATGACAGGCGCACTGTTTTCGAGACGAATCGGAACCCTTTTTATCTCAATAACGGGTTCGTTCACACCGTCATTCACAGAAACGGTAACCGTCGCCGCTTTTAAATCTGAAGGGACCGTCCATTTCACAGTCTGCCCCCTCTCTGAATCCAACTTCCCCTTTTCCACGTCCCAGACATAGGTCAGCACATCGCCATCCCCGTCATGCGCGACCACTTGCAATTCAACGCTGTCGCCCGGGTTAACCTCCTCCGGAACAATTAGATGATCAACAACAGGTGGATTATTGTCACCACCGGGACTTTCATCACCGCAGCCAATAATGGCAAATAAGAGTGCCCACAGTACAACAATCATTCTCATCGCTATTAGCTCCTCTGAAAAAAATTGAATAGGTTACAACGTCAGACCAACCGAAACCAAGATGACGCGGGTTTATCGGAAACTGCCTACCCAACTTGGACCCGCCTTCAAGGACAACGGTTTACTAGATGGTAAGACCACGCAGTTACTATTCTGCTTGAAACGCTTGTGTCCCTGGTACTGCTTTCATTACGTTCCACACCTATTCACGCAGTATAGTTTCATCGAATCCGGCTGGAGCTGCGCCGGTCCGCTTAAAGATAGAGATGCTCTTAACCTTGGCGTCAGCATCGTAACTAAACTCAATCCCCGTTTTCCAATACCAGTGTACTTTTCCGCCCTCTTCAACCCTCTCCGCAACGCCAAATTCTTCCTCCACACGTTTCAACGTGCTTCCAATACCAACCCCACCCGCCGTTCTAGCTTCATTCGGTTTCCGTATAGATAGACCTTCGACAAGACCGATGCCATCAAAAAAACCTGATAACCCAATGTCTGGATCCCAATACGCGAAGAAGTCGCTATTGCGTCTGCTCGGTCTTCCATAGATCGCCTGCACCCTATCAAACCCATCCCCCAACTTAATACCAGCCGCTGCCGCCCCCGGCACAATTAGCGCGTGAACAATTTGAACAACCACCGATTTCGTCACCGGTCCGTTTACCCCATCGCCCACCGTTAGTGCAACGGTTACTACGCCGGTATCAATTGGAGCAGTCCATGTGGGCGTGGAGAGCGTCTCCGAATCAAGTACCCCCTTTTTCACTTCCCAGCTATAAGTCAGCGTATCCCCATCCACATCATAAATCACAGCTTGAAGCTCCACGCTGCTGACCGCATGAACCTGCTCTGAAACAACAAGCTCACGGATGACAGGAGCACTGTTTTGCAGACGAATCGGAACCCTTCTGAATTTCGTAACGGATGCATTCACGCCATCATTTGCAAAAACGGTCACAGTCGCCATTTTCAGATCTGAAGGGACCGTCCATTTCACAGTCTGGCCCGTCCTTGAATCCAGCTTACCCTTGTCCACGCCCCAGACATAGGTCAACGCATCCCCGTCCCTGTCATGCGCAACCACTTGCAATTCGACGACAGCGCCCGGATTAACCTTCTCCGGCACAATTAAACGGTCAATGACAGGTGCACTATTGTGCAGCTCATCATCGCTGCAGCCAACAATAACGAATAATACTGCCCATACGATGACAATCGTTCTCATTGCTATCAGCCCCTCTCAATGAAGAAGTTGAGCTAGCCACTACACGCAACTAAGACGATACAAATCTACCAATAACTGCCCGCCTAACTTGAACCTGTCCTCACGAACAGCAGGTCGTTAGGTACGACGCCGATTAGATTCCTGCTTCAGCCAGTAACGAATCCCCCTGCCTGCATAAGGCTCTGACTCATAACGCGGAATGACATGCAAATGGGCATGGAATACTGTTTGTCCAGCTATCGCGCCGCAATTCCAACCCAAATTGTAGCCCTGCGGATTGTATTCGGCATCAATCAACGCTTTGACTTCAGTAAGGAGTGAGAATGTGGAGGCAAATTCTTCTGCGGTAAGATCAAACGCTGATCGACGATGAGCTCTTGGCACGATGATTCCCGATCCTTGCAGTACCGGGTGTTTTAGATCGATGAAAAGACTCAACTCATTCTCAAGTCGAACACATTCATCGTTGACTCTTGGCGGACAAAATGGACAATTCATTGTAGCGTCCTCCTAATCTGTATTATTCCACAGGTTGTTAGGGCGTGTTGACATTTGAAAATTGAGCCAATATTGATGGACCTCGGACGCATTACCCCAGTGATTTAAGACAAATGGAACGAGGAGCTCCGTTCCCTACGAGATATCCGCGCTTCTATGTACCGGTGGGGACCATCGTAGGGAACAACTCTCGGACTCTCGGAACGGAGGATCGTTGTTCACTACAACCGCTGTAAAATGTCAACAGAACCTATCAACTTGCGTAATTATATTATCACGCGAGGAATTCAGTCAAGCGTATGGTTGGAGATGAGCTGGAGAGCAAACGCCCTAGGAGCTATCTTGATAAGAGTGTAGGGTGTGCACGCGCACGAATGGAGGAAAGTATCGAATATTTCAAAACAGAAAGTAACGCTGTGCCATCGGAAGGACTTCGGCGGGTTCACAGGCGAGGAGTTCACCGTCAGCACGGACTTCGTAGGTTTCGGGGTTTACCTCAATCTTTGGTAGGTAGGTATTGTTTATCATCGACGATTTGTCCACTTCACGGCAGTTCTTCACGGGGACGGTCGGTTTTTGTAAGCCGAGACGATTCCCAATTTCTTTTTCAGCACCCGCCTGAGAGACAAAGGTATACGAGGCAGAGTAGGGAACACGCCCAAACGCGCCGAACATCGGACGCCCCAGAACTGGCTGCGGTGTCGGAATCGAGGCATTTGCATCACCCATCGCCGCCCAGACCAGGAAGCCCCCCTTTACCACCAGTTGTGGCTTGACACCGAAAAATGCCGGATCCCAGATTACCAAATCTGCTAGCTTACCCACCTCAATTGACCCAATATAGTCGCTGATGCCGTGGGTAATTGCCGGATTGATTGCGTACTTGGCAACGTACCGTTTTGCACGAACGTTATCATTGGCACCCGTTTCCTCGGGGAGACGACCGCGTTGCTCCCGCATCTTGTGAGCAGTCTGCCATGTGCGGAGAATGACCTCACCAACACGCCCCATCGCCTGCGAATCCGATGCCATCATGCTAAAGGCACCGAGATCGTGCAGAATATCTTCAGCAGCGATGGTCTCCGGTCGAATCCGCGACTCCGCGAAAGCGAGATCTTCAGGAATAGAGGCATCGAGATGGTGACAAACCATCAGCATGTCGAGGTGCTCGTCGATTGTGTTCACCGTGAACGGTCGTGTCGGATTGGTCGAGGAAGGCAGAACATTGTTGTGACCACAGACTTTGATGATATCCGGCGCATGTCCACCGCCTGCGCCTTCTGTGTGGTACGTGTGAATCGTCCGCCCTTTGAACGCAGCGATCGAATCTTCGACAAAACCTGCCTCATTAAGAGTATCCGTGTGGATGGCGACCTGCACGTCATACTGATCAGCGACAGATAGACAACAATCAATTGCAGCGGGCGTTGTTCCCCAATCCTCATGAAGTTTCAACCCCAGCGCGCCTGCTTCAACCTGTTCATTGAGCGACTCAGGCAGCGATGAGTTTCCCTTACCTAGAAAGCCCAAGTTAATCGGGAAACCCTCAGCGGCTTCCAACATCCGCTCGATATTCCACACACCGGGTGTGCAAGTGGTAGCATTGGTGCCGGTTGCAGGTCCCGTTCCCCCACCAATCATGGTAGTGACCCCTGACGAAAGCGCTTCATCAATCTGCTGTGGACAGATGAAGTGGATGTGGACATCAAGCCCGCCCGGGGTCACAACCATCCCTTCAGCGGCAATATACCCTCACTGACGCCCTCCATGATATTCGGATTCCCGGACTTCCCAATCCCGATGATCTTTCCGCCACGCACCCCAATATCCGCCTTGACGATTCCCCAATAGTCCAGAATCAGGGCATTAGTCAAGACAAGATCGAGGACACCTTCCGCTCCTGTAGCACCGGGCATCTGGCCCATACCATCGCGTAGCGTTTTGCCACCGCCAAACTTCGACTCGTCGCCGTAGACAGTGTGATCTTTCTCAACCTCAATAAATAACTCCGTATCCGCAAGCCGAACCTTATCACCGACGGTCGGCCCGTAGATGTCTGTATATGTCTGTCGTGGAATATTCAGTGCCATTGTTCTTCCCTACATATGATCTTGAGATTCTAATTTGAAACATGTTTCCCTCGAACACAGGTTTCTCAGTCTTTATCGAGCGGTCCATTGGTTCGATTGTTCAATCCGTGCACCAGCCGTTTGCCCTTTAACTCTGTGAGCATCACCGTTTTTTCGTCCCCCGGCTCAAAGCGGACAGCGACACCGGACGGGATATTCAACCGCATACCAAACGCCTTCTCCCGATCAAATTCGAGCGCGGCGTTCACCTCATAAAAATGGAAGTGCGAGCCGACCTGTATCGGTCTGTCGCCCGTGTTCGCGACGGTCAACTCGACAGTCTTACGCCCATTGTTAGCGGTGATACTCTCTTCCGCAAGTATGTATTCTCCGGGAATCATCTCTAATCCTCCACTGGGTCGTTCCTACCGGATCGGATTGTGAACAGTAACAAGCTTCGTGCCATCAGGGAACGTGCCTTCGACCTGCACCTCATGCAGCATTTCTGGAACGCCTTCCATCACATCATCGCGGCTCAACAGTGTTGTGCCGTACTGCATCAATTCCGCAACCGATTTCCCGTCACGGATACCTTCCAAGATTTCGGCGGTGATAATAGCAACCGCTTCAGGATAGTTAAGCGTTAAGCCACGTGCCCGCCTATCCTTGGCAAGCTGTGCAGCGACATAAATCAACAATTTCTCCTGTTCACGTGGTGTCAGGTTCACAGATCATTTCCTCCAAGTCTAATACTTTCGCAAATCAACTGTTTCGAGTCCCAAGTGCTCTGTTTTCAACCAATTCCATACCGTTTGAAAAGCGGATTGAATCGTTTCCGCGTTGTGAGCGAGCATCCGGATACCAACACCACCCCGTTGTAGTTGAGATAATCCGCCAATCGAGTCTGGCGGTTGATTGAGAAACGGCTCGGCAAAGTCACAGAGCGTTTCCCACCAGGGCATCTCAAAATCGCCGACCAGATACCAACTCCCCCAGCACGCATACTCCCCCAACACACCGGGCACACTGAGGTAAAGCAGGCACTTCCGTTGGAGCCGGCAGCTGTCGTACAGCAACAAACCCTGTGAATCCGACACCTCAATGCGACTCTGGTATCGCGTAAATGCTAATTTTTCGCCCCGTGCCAATCGCCCCGGCATGACAATCTCCTGCAAGGCGACCTTTGCTCCGCGCTCCAAAAAGAGGGAGAGACTTTGACTAAAATTCGCATCACGGAACAGGATCGTGGAATCGGGCAGGTATTCAAAAATTGCATCTTGGCCGACCCGACCCCACATTGATTGCGTCGCACCCTGACCGGGCATAGCGTAAACTTTTGTCGATGCTTGTGTCGTCAGCGTGGCGTGAGTATTAGCCGCAAGTTTTACCTGAATCTGGTAATCATCTCCCTGAACTATGCCCCCCGTCGGACTCAAAAGGTACACACAAGCACAACCCGACGCATCATAACGCGGTTTCATGACCTGCAGCGGGACCCGAAAGAAACTCTCTGCCATCACGGTTCGATCATTCTGCTGTGCAAAAGCAAGTCTGAGTTCGCCGTGACGCCCGGCGCTAGAGTCAATACGTGACATGCTAAACGCTAAGGTACTCCCGGATCATGTTCTCGTTGAGCGCGCTGGTCTCGCCATCTGCGACAATTTCACCACGGTTCATAATGTAAAACTGCTGGCAGAACTCCCGAACAAAATCGAGATACTGCTCAACGATGAGGATTGTCATCCGCTTGTTCTCAACTAATTGGCGCAGCACCGTCCCGATCTGTTGTATGATATTCGGTTGAATCCCTTCGGTCGGTTCGTCGAGAATCAGAACCTTCGGATCCGTGACAAGAGCGCGTCCGATAGCGAGCTGCTGTTGTTGTCCACCGGAGAGATCGCCACCCATACGACTCCCCATCTCTTTGAGAATCGGGAAGAGTTCGTATATCTCATTCGGGATTTGCGTCTGTTTATCTGCCCGTGCCGAGAGTCCAACCCTTAAATTCTCCTCAACGGTCAACTTCGGAAAGATCATCCGTCCCTGCGGCACGTAAGCTAACCCCGCACGAATCCGACGATGTGCTGCAACCCCTACAAGCTCCTGTCCCTCGATCTGAATCGAACCGGACGACGGTTTGAGCAATCCGACGATATTGTTCATTAGCGTCGTTTTGCCCACTCCATTGCGACCCATCATAGAGACTATAGTCTCAGCAGGCACATGAACGTCAACCCCACGCAGTACTTGGACTTCCCCGTATGAAAATGAAAGATTTGAAACTGTCAGCATAATATTATTAAAGAGAAAACGGTCTTCCGGTCCCTATCGACCTAGATACGCTTCGATAACCTCCTCGTTCTGTTGAACTTCGCGCATCATTCCCTCTGCCATGATAACCCCTTCATTCAGCACGGTCACGAACGAATCGAGTTGACGCACAAAATCCATATCGTGTTCGATAACGATAAGCGTGTGATCCTCCTTCAATTCCAAGAGAAGTTCAGCGGTCAACGCCGTCTCCGCATCTGTCAAACCCGCGGCAGGTTCATCAACAAGGAGTAGCTTGGGATCCAAGAGGATAAGCGTACTAATCGCTAGCCACTGGCGTTGACCGTGGCTCAGGTACTTGGCTTCGCGGTGTAGTTCATCGGCAAGCCCAACCCGCTCCAGAATCTCCATAATCCGCTCACGCTGGGCTTTCGTCGTGGAACCAAACAGGTTCGACCACAGGCGGAAGTGGCCGGGCAGTGCAAGTTCCATATTCTCATAGGTTGTGAGGCTATCAAAAACGGTGGGCGTCTGAAATTTCCTGCCAATTCCCCGAAGCGCAATTTCCGCTTCTGTCTGTTGAGTAATATCGGCACCATCATAAAAGACAGATCCGGTCGTCGGTCGAGTTTTGCCGCTCACAACATCGCAGAGCGTCGTTTTGCCCGCGCCATTAGGACCAATAATTACACGGAGTTCGTTATATTCAATTCCCAACGCCTCAATGTCCAACGCCTTGAAACCATCAAAAACAGCGGTAATATCCTCCAAAAAGAGCAGATACCGCTCCTCGGTAAATCGACTGTCGCGTGGGCTATATTCTTTGTATTCAGCAATCCGTTGGGCTTGGTTCATACTAACAGAGTTCCTTCCTCAATGATTAACCTCATTTCGTCTTACCCACCAAGCGATGCCATAAATCAATTAATCCGCCGGGGAACAGCAGTACCACTCCAACGAACAGCCCCCCCAAAATAAACTGCCAATACTCTGCCCGCCAAGTGAACAGCAGTAGGTTCTTTTCAGACGTAAAGAAGTTATAGAGTAGATTCACCGCCAATGTACCCAGAATCGCCCCGGACAGCGCACCCCGTCCGCCAACCGCGACCCAGATGACCACCAAGATAGAGGCACCTGCTTCCATGTTCGTCGGTGTAAAAATACCCATCTGCGGCGCGTAGAGTATACCGCCAAGCCCCGCGATCATCCCAGCAAGGCTAAAAGCGAAGAGTTTATAGATGTACGGCTTATAGCCTGAAAATCGCAAGGTGGTTTCGTCATCTCGGATGGCGATGAGGACACGCCCCAGACGAGATTTGACCACCTGTTTGCACAATGCGTAAACACCAATAAGTGCCAGAAGCGTGACGATATACAGGCTCACCTTGACATGAGGATTTGTCAGCTTAAACCCCGCAATTCGGTCAAAGCGTGTCAAGCCATTTGTACCACACAGCTTCATGTTATTCATGCAGAACACCAGCCACCCGGCAACTGTAATCGCCTGCGTTAGGATGGCAAAGTAGACGCCACGAACTCGACTCTTAAAGCCGAAATAGCCAATCGCCAAAGCGACTATACCCGGAATCAGTAATCCCAAAATCACTGTAACCGGCAGTGTATAGAACGGCTTCCAGAACCACGGAACGAGAGCATCTCCCGGTGCTTCACCGACCTTGTACGGGTAAACCACATACAGGCAGGCAGGGATCTTCCAGTTATTGGCATCTATAATCCCCTCCGGCCCGCCATGGTGCGCCAAGTATATCCCCATCGCGTACCCACCTAGCGCGAAAAAGAACGCTTGGCACAGGCTCAAGATACCGGTATAGCCCCAGATAAGATCAAGCCCCACCGCGACAATCGCAAACGCCATGTACCGACCGAGCATATTTACCGTTCCGAGGGTAATCAGCCCCATGTAGTACAAGGCAGGGATGACGACCAATCCAATGAAAAACAGCCCCCACGGTACATAGCGACGGAGAAAAATTGATAATTGACCGTTGACCAGACCTCTCTCCGCTTCAACCTTTCCATCCTGCGACAACTTCTGTTCATCGGTCTCAACAGCTTCGAGACTTGCTTCGCTAGGAGCCTGATCGCCCGTCTCCGTAACCGCAGCTTTTCTAAACATCACTGAGTCTGCCTTTCGGTGCGAACAAGCCCGCAGGCTTAAACTGGATGAACCCGACAATAATGATCAGGAGTAAGATTTTTGCCCATATTGCCCCCACCACCATGGGACCAATCCCCAACGGCTCAATCACCTTCATCAGCACACCAATCCCTAATCCCGCACAGATAACGCCAATCAGCTCTCCCACGCCACCTGTGACAACAACCAAGAATGAATCAATAATAAAGTTGTTCTGTCCCATATCAGGCGTAACTCCGCCGATGAGGGTCCACGCATATCCCGCCACGCCAGCAATGCCGGAGCCAAAAGCGAAGGTATACCGGTCAACGCGCTGTGTGTTCACCCCCATGCTATTCGCCATATTCCGATTCTGCATGGTTGCGCGCATCCGCAAGCCCAATTTGGTGTAGTTCATCAAGTAATAGATCAGCAGCACACACAACCCACACAGGAGGATAATGAAGCAGCGACTGTAGGGCACGATGAGATCCTGTACAACTTCAAGCCCACCACGGGCCCAGGTCGGTGCGTTCACACCGATGTTATCGCCGTAGCGAATGCGTACCAGTTGAATCAGGATAAGCCCGATTCCCCACGTCGCCAACAGTGACTCTAAAGGACGTCGATACAGGTGGCGGACAACTGAAACCTCAATGAGGTAACCAACAAAAGCCGCCGCCAGAAACGACACGGGCAGCGCCACGACATAATACCAGTCAGATGGATTGTCGGGCGTATGACCGAACAACCTTTGCATCTCAAAGGTGGCATAAGCGCCGACCATCATCAGTTCACCGTGAGCCATATTGATGACGCCCATCAGACCGAAAGTAATCGCAAGACCCAACGCCATCAAGATGAGCACGGATCCGAGCGAAAGCCCGCGGAATATATTGCCGACACCTCCGACAAAACCTTGATAATTGTCAATCTGGTTAATGGCGTATTTATACGCAATTGCATATTTATAAATGCCCAGCGCTTCTTCATCAGCTGGTTCAAGGTCTTCAATATCTTTTCCTTCCTCAAAGTCCGGCAAGGCTTCGACCTTTACCATCAGTTCATCAAACATTTCCTGCAACCGGGGAAGTCCTCGCAGGCTTTTCATGCTCCCCAACTCGCGAACAATTTCAAGATGGGCGTCCGGATCCGGCTCCAGAGAGGTCCGACTCAGGCGAATAAGCAGTAGACTTTCCCTAGCGATATACCGAATTTTCTTAACCGGGTCGTTTTGTGCCATCCCCTCAAGTTGAGGAACAGCCTCAATAAGCCCCGGTGGGTCACCACACTTTTTAACGCCTGACAGCCGAGTCTCAGGATCCGGTGATGAAAGCCTAACAAGAAACTTCGCGCTGTTTGCGAGCTTGCGTTCAGCCCTCGATGGCGCGATATCTTCTAACTCCTCCAACGCGATTTGAGCCTGTTTCCCGTCCACGTCCAGAACTGGCTCGCTAGTCAGTACGTCTGAAAGGAGGCAAAATTCATTGAAATCCTCATCCTCAACGGTTTCTTTGCAGAGCACCACTTCTCCATTCCAGATGTAGAGTTCACTTAATTTATACGACTCAAGGATCGCTTCCACGCGCAGGTCCCCGGACTGTGCCAACGCCATGATAGCAGCTTTGCGTGCCGCAGCATCTTCACCGGCAAGTTTGTGGACTTCAGATCGGATAAATGCGTCGTCTACTTCGGCGCGGCAGGTATATAAAATACCAATTATTTGCAAAATAATGAGAGAAATGATTACGTAGATTCTCGGCATGGGACTATAGGGAGGGTTCATTAGTTCATTGTGTGAAACGTGAAGTGTGAAACGGAAAAATGCAGCGAGTGAGAAAACGAGAGAAAGTATATGCGAGTGTGTGAGGGGGCGTGGAAGCGTGTGTTTTTTTCGTCCTCTTGTTCACCCGCTCCCCCGCCCCCACGTTTACTCGTTTTCCCGTTTTCTCGTTTTCCCCGCTGTCAACTACATCCCAACTTTCTCCTTTGGACCGCCGGTCGGTGCAGGATAGTTGCCCTCCGGGTGGAGATAGCTGCTGTAGGAGTCAGGCGAAACCAGGCCGTCCGACTTATAGATAATCTTGAACTGGCCATTCTTCTTAATTTCGCCAATGTAAACCGGCTTCAGCGTATGCTGGTTGTTTGCATGCATCATCTTTTTGCCGCCGGGCGCATCAAACTCCAATCCGTAGACCGTTTCCCGCACCTTATCGACATCGAAGGAGCCTGCTTTCTCAACGGCTGCCTTCCAAACATAAACGCCAAAATATGCGGCTTCAATCGGATCGTCCGTAACACGCTTTGAACCACCGGGCAAACCTTTTCGTTCACAAAACGCCTTGAAATTCTTCACGAACATTTTGTTCTCTGATGTATTGATACTCTGGAAATAA
It includes:
- the ureB gene encoding urease subunit beta; this translates as MIPGEYILAEESITANNGRKTVELTVANTGDRPIQVGSHFHFYEVNAALEFDREKAFGMRLNIPSGVAVRFEPGDEKTVMLTELKGKRLVHGLNNRTNGPLDKD
- the urtD gene encoding urea ABC transporter ATP-binding protein UrtD, with protein sequence MNQAQRIAEYKEYSPRDSRFTEERYLLFLEDITAVFDGFKALDIEALGIEYNELRVIIGPNGAGKTTLCDVVSGKTRPTTGSVFYDGADITQQTEAEIALRGIGRKFQTPTVFDSLTTYENMELALPGHFRLWSNLFGSTTKAQRERIMEILERVGLADELHREAKYLSHGQRQWLAISTLILLDPKLLLVDEPAAGLTDAETALTAELLLELKEDHTLIVIEHDMDFVRQLDSFVTVLNEGVIMAEGMMREVQQNEEVIEAYLGR
- a CDS encoding HIT family protein, producing the protein MNCPFCPPRVNDECVRLENELSLFIDLKHPVLQGSGIIVPRAHRRSAFDLTAEEFASTFSLLTEVKALIDAEYNPQGYNLGWNCGAIAGQTVFHAHLHVIPRYESEPYAGRGIRYWLKQESNRRRT
- a CDS encoding urease accessory protein UreD, which translates into the protein MSRIDSSAGRHGELRLAFAQQNDRTVMAESFFRVPLQVMKPRYDASGCACVYLLSPTGGIVQGDDYQIQVKLAANTHATLTTQASTKVYAMPGQGATQSMWGRVGQDAIFEYLPDSTILFRDANFSQSLSLFLERGAKVALQEIVMPGRLARGEKLAFTRYQSRIEVSDSQGLLLYDSCRLQRKCLLYLSVPGVLGEYACWGSWYLVGDFEMPWWETLCDFAEPFLNQPPDSIGGLSQLQRGGVGIRMLAHNAETIQSAFQTVWNWLKTEHLGLETVDLRKY
- the urtE gene encoding urea ABC transporter ATP-binding subunit UrtE: MLTVSNLSFSYGEVQVLRGVDVHVPAETIVSMMGRNGVGKTTLMNNIVGLLKPSSGSIQIEGQELVGVAAHRRIRAGLAYVPQGRMIFPKLTVEENLRVGLSARADKQTQIPNEIYELFPILKEMGSRMGGDLSGGQQQQLAIGRALVTDPKVLILDEPTEGIQPNIIQQIGTVLRQLVENKRMTILIVEQYLDFVREFCQQFYIMNRGEIVADGETSALNENMIREYLSV
- the ureA gene encoding urease subunit gamma; its protein translation is MNLTPREQEKLLIYVAAQLAKDRRARGLTLNYPEAVAIITAEILEGIRDGKSVAELMQYGTTLLSRDDVMEGVPEMLHEVQVEGTFPDGTKLVTVHNPIR
- the urtC gene encoding urea ABC transporter permease subunit UrtC, whose translation is MFRKAAVTETGDQAPSEASLEAVETDEQKLSQDGKVEAERGLVNGQLSIFLRRYVPWGLFFIGLVVIPALYYMGLITLGTVNMLGRYMAFAIVAVGLDLIWGYTGILSLCQAFFFALGGYAMGIYLAHHGGPEGIIDANNWKIPACLYVVYPYKVGEAPGDALVPWFWKPFYTLPVTVILGLLIPGIVALAIGYFGFKSRVRGVYFAILTQAITVAGWLVFCMNNMKLCGTNGLTRFDRIAGFKLTNPHVKVSLYIVTLLALIGVYALCKQVVKSRLGRVLIAIRDDETTLRFSGYKPYIYKLFAFSLAGMIAGLGGILYAPQMGIFTPTNMEAGASILVVIWVAVGGRGALSGAILGTLAVNLLYNFFTSEKNLLLFTWRAEYWQFILGGLFVGVVLLFPGGLIDLWHRLVGKTK
- a CDS encoding PKD domain-containing protein, translated to MRMIVVLWALLFAIIGCGDESPGGDNNPPVVDHLIVPEEVNPGDSVELQVVAHDGDGDVLTYVWDVEKGKLDSERGQTVKWTVPSDLKAATVTVSVNDGVNEPVIEIKRVPIRLENSAPVIQEIVVSDRVHAVSSVELQAVVEDADGDTLTYSWDVPKGLLDSEEISTPTWTAPIELGIVNIRLTVADRINEPVTKSASVLIIHGLIVAGEEAAGIRLGDDFDRVKAIYGKPSRREDARFEYWDPDFGLSGVLDGINRVEVLLLSRPNKAKTAGEVGIGSTQKRVEEEFGGAEEIEKDRGTHWYWKRGIAFTYDADARVMLLFVFVPIGAAPAGFDDGLPPEQVLEHRAALERYYSTSRFERQ
- the urtB gene encoding urea ABC transporter permease subunit UrtB; translation: MNPPYSPMPRIYVIISLIILQIIGILYTCRAEVDDAFIRSEVHKLAGEDAAARKAAIMALAQSGDLRVEAILESYKLSELYIWNGEVVLCKETVEDEDFNEFCLLSDVLTSEPVLDVDGKQAQIALEELEDIAPSRAERKLANSAKFLVRLSSPDPETRLSGVKKCGDPPGLIEAVPQLEGMAQNDPVKKIRYIARESLLLIRLSRTSLEPDPDAHLEIVRELGSMKSLRGLPRLQEMFDELMVKVEALPDFEEGKDIEDLEPADEEALGIYKYAIAYKYAINQIDNYQGFVGGVGNIFRGLSLGSVLILMALGLAITFGLMGVINMAHGELMMVGAYATFEMQRLFGHTPDNPSDWYYVVALPVSFLAAAFVGYLIEVSVVRHLYRRPLESLLATWGIGLILIQLVRIRYGDNIGVNAPTWARGGLEVVQDLIVPYSRCFIILLCGLCVLLIYYLMNYTKLGLRMRATMQNRNMANSMGVNTQRVDRYTFAFGSGIAGVAGYAWTLIGGVTPDMGQNNFIIDSFLVVVTGGVGELIGVICAGLGIGVLMKVIEPLGIGPMVVGAIWAKILLLIIIVGFIQFKPAGLFAPKGRLSDV